The region GGACACGAGGCTTGCAGCTGTCTATGATGAAAAATTCACCAGAGTCTTGTCTGATGTGCTTTTGGCTGGTATTTAAGTTACCTCAAGTATTACGTTGCATGGCTGTTTAGAGCGGCTTTTGTGTGCTTTTAGCACATTCGctatgctttctttttcttgtttgtcAGATCACTTTGGATGGGATAATCGGATAAATGTGGCAACTCAACTTGCAGATCTCTTCGCGTGGTTTCATGGAAAGAGGATAGCAATCGGGAGTGTTACGCCTTCGTGCGTTATGATAGATGAGGTTGAGTTTGAGCCCCTCGTTGTCTTCTCGACTTTCTATTTCTCTTAGATATCTAAGATTCTTAACAAGTTATTACATTGATTTGGCTTGCAGGAACTGAATGCCAAAGTATTTGACTTCGGTTTCGTTTCTAATCATGTGAACGAGGATTGTGAAATTAAAGTTAAAGCTGAAGTTGGCAATGATGATCCAGAGGTTTCACTAGGCATGTTTGTGAAGTATTTCATCATCTCTGATGTTTTCATGCTATAAATCAAAGATTTTCGTAGGTTGTGTATGCTATGCATGATATGGGACGTCTCCTCTACTGTGTTCTTTGAGGGATAGGTTTCCTTTGTTAAAGCCACCACACTTCTTTTCCATTTCTTTGcatttttcctatttcttttCTCCTTAATTAATACCTCAGTAATGAGCAAGTTACGGTTAGTTTTTAGACAAGAAGATCTCTTCACTGGAATCCGTGGCAGAGCCTATGGTTAGTTTTGTAACTGTGATGGAAGACCTTAAATAGTTAAGGTGAACCTAAGATAGTTAAAATGACTAGCCAGAACCtaaacatgaaaatatatcCGTTGCTTCAGTCACGGAGGAGCAATTTTATCGCATCCTTGATATCTGCTTTCTTGCATATTTTAGTTCCTGATGCCATAAAATACTATTTTTCTTTGGTGGTTACTATTAATAGAAGCCTCCTTCTGAGATTGCTAATTCATTAAGAGATTATGGCCCCCTCAGCTTGTCCAGTTTTTTTCTTGACGAGAAGCTTGTCCAATTTTTTCAACTACGCACCTAAATTCTGCGGGGGACCTATTACCCCCTTATACATGTCAAAAGTGGAATTATCACCCTTCAGATGCCATCTGACATAGAGAGTGCATTTTACTCTCCTATAGCGTGTGAGCTgggaaaaagttaaaaatttatCTTTTGAAAGCATTTTTTTGACTAAACATAGTtttcttattcttcttattttcaGTTTACTCCTTTTTTTCGCTCCCTTTTCTTCtcccttttcttccttttttgtttttgtttttcttcttctaccctTTACTTCTCCCTTGACCACATTTCCATCATGTGATAAGCCACAAATCCACCATAAATAGTCCCAATAACAGAACAATTTTCAAGCTTTTCCAGAATTTTCATGACACCAGTTGCTTGAAAAATGTCGGACCTGTCAGGAGATATGATTGTCAAAAAGGATTGTGATGATGTAATTGGTTCCATCATCGATTTGTGTTTCAGGGGTATTAGGGCGGGGGGATGACCCATGCAAAATTTGTGTAGTTGAAAAAAGGACAAGTTGAGTGTGTCCATGTATTATTCCTATTTTTTCACTTCCACCTCTATATTGTAGTATTCATGTGGACCAATAAATCATAGCTACATTTCAGATTTTCTGGTCTCCTTCTTGGAGGCACAAGTGAAATCTCTTAGAtcagaatttttttaattgcttcttcatctctcttctaagttgttgttgttggttatagTTTGTTATGTTGATATTCTGGATCATACTTAAAGTTCCGATAACTATTTGTTTTATTTCACTGAACATATCTTGTTCATGTACATTGTTCATTTGCGCGCATTACAGGTCTTGAGAAAAGTCTGAATTAAGAATTATGGGTCGTCAACTTTCCCTATGTGGAGAAATTTCATCATATTTGTTGTTTGTGTTATAAGCATattatttttacataatttgTCTGCCTTTTTTCTGCTAAAAACAGTTATGTTCTTATAGTTTCTTGCTTGATACAGGTAAGCGGACTATGAAATCTGACATTTATATATTTGGTCTTCTACTGCTGGAGCTAATAAACAAAGAGAAATTTAAGTTTCACGAAGGCCCTTGGTTTTTGCAAAGCTCAATTCAAGATGAGGCTAAACGTAGCAAAAAAGGCTTGGTTCATGAATGCTTCAAAGAGGTTGATGATGGAACTGCGTCTGAGATCACACGTCTGACATTAAAGTGCATGGATTTCGATCCAGACAAAAGGCCAAAGATGAAGGATGTTTTTTATGCTTTGAGAGCGATGAGAGCGAGGGGTGAGAAGCgaaaaagagatgaaaatgaggcagaaaaaaaaaagcagctaCCCTGAGGGGTGGGACCAGGTTGGGCCTAGGGGTGAAAAATTATACTGTATATACAAggttcaaattatttttatgtatatgtagtagatgttgaaccccttgGCTTCTTCGTGTTTTTGCTTCTTTATATTCTTTAACCACCTTGAGAGAAATCCTGGCTTAGCTTCTTTTACCTTTTGtataaattgaagttgtaaggtACATAGTTGCAAGTCAACTTCTTTTGTAGAGAGGAAACAGTATTGTGATGAAGATTTGTAGAGGTGCAATGTCACCCACCTGACTTAATCATAGTGATTAATAATAATGATTAGTGTTATTGGTATCCTTATcgttattattatcattacGTTTATTATGACAAGTCTAATTATGGTTGTGTTTGAATCTGTTTGACTTGTTTCTTAGTCTAGAGTCAATCCTGGAAGTTGTCTTAATGCTGGTgattttgtatgttataatgtgAAACACGCGTTTCGTTTTGTGTAAAATGTCTACTAACTGTGATATGTTTTACGTTTAAGACTTAGAATCAACTTGAAATGACTTTAACAGACCGATGCACTCTGGAAGTTAAACTAACTTGGAACAACTAGAATTCGACCCTATTATTGGGACTCTAATTCCCTTTGGTTTTTTGTGGGTTTGTACCTTAGAAATTTACAATATGATAGacattaagatgacaaaaaagtAGATGAAAATGAGCATATAGTTGAAAGAATGGTGTTAGGatcgggcaattcgcagaattgcccttcttttggggtggtctttaaattttgcttcATATTTgcgtctttaaattttgcccctcatatttgtggtctttaagttttgcccttagcttggataatcgaggttttgggttcgaacccccgctcaagcataaaataaagaaataatttcgcaaggcgggCGGTGAGGGAGAAATACCGCCCTcccataacttccttaaggaaaaactaaagttatgcggaggggcataacttttcctcaagacatagtttagttatgccttatggagcaaaacttttccttaaggaactatgccttatggtagacttttaattaaggcataaccaaaagtat is a window of Lycium ferocissimum isolate CSIRO_LF1 chromosome 12, AGI_CSIRO_Lferr_CH_V1, whole genome shotgun sequence DNA encoding:
- the LOC132039202 gene encoding wall-associated receptor kinase-like 8, which codes for MTDEERMSSIEMIRKKLRAVEYLGLSFKCSFKFSIEPETVGEVKLCSYSELQNITDFKSASLIQETLSGRLFHGTIGEGSKTRPALVKTWDFLRPEDKRHAQHPYKFCDEIELLTDEKANTHPNLVKLYTFCWDTRLAAVYDEKFTRVLSDVLLADHFGWDNRINVATQLADLFAWFHGKRIAIGSVTPSCVMIDEELNAKVFDFGFVSNHVNEDCEIKVKAEVGNDDPEVSLGMFVNFLLDTGKRTMKSDIYIFGLLLLELINKEKFKFHEGPWFLQSSIQDEAKRSKKGLVHECFKEVDDGTASEITRLTLKCMDFDPDKRPKMKDVFYALRAMRARGEKRKRDENEAEKKKQLP